The genome window GGGTTTTTATGTCCCTCAATTGATGTTGAACAGCCGTATCAATCGTCGGCAAGATGATGTGCGCAAAGCTTTACCAGACGCATTAGATCTCTTGACAATCTGTGTAGAAGCGGGACTTGGCTTTGATGGTGCTATGGCAAAAGTTACTGAGAAGTGGGAAAACGAGTTGTCGCTTGCTTTCAGCCGAGTGCTGCGTGAAATCCAGTTGGGAAAATTGCGCCGAGAAGCATTGCGTGATATGGCAGACCGCATTGATATTTCAGAGATGACATCTTTTGTAGCAGCCATTGTTCAAAGTGAACAATTAGGTGTCAGCATGGCGCGAGTTTTGCGCATTCAGGCTGATCAGATGCGCATCAGGCGCCGTCAACGAGCAGAAGAAAAAGCGCAGCAAGCTCCCATTAAAATGTTATTTCCAATGGGGGTGTTGATTTTTCCATCTTTGTTGATCATTCTGTTAGGACCTGCGGCGGTTCAATTGCTCACTTCGGCAATGGGAGGAATGTTTTAGGTTGTAGTCTTCAGGGGTATTGGAGCCATTGATGCGTTATAGTTGGTATCGATTGGTTTGGTCAGCATTAGATTGGTTATTTCCACCGACATGCGGAGGATGTGGGCAGCCGGGAGCGCGGTGGTGTGAGATTTGCCATCAGAATGTAAAATTAATTTCTTCGCCATGTCGTTTGTGTGGGCAAACCATAGAACTGGGGGAACTTTGTAGTCGTTGTGAGACTCAGCCTCCCAGCCTGTGCGCAATCCGATCATGGGCGGAATTTGATGGCCCAATTCGTCAGGCTTGGCATCGGGTAAAATACCGGCGCGATATGGCGTTGGCTGATGCTTTAGCACACCCATTAAGCCAGATGGTTCGGGCGTTAGCCTGGCCAATTGATCTGATAATTCCCGTACCATTGAGTAATAAGCGGATGCGGGAACGTGGCTATAACCAGGCAGATTTGCTGGCAAAACCCCTGGCCTGGGACTTGCAGATAGACCATTCCTCAAAAGTTTTGTTACGTGATCGGGATACTCGGTCGCAAGTTGGTCTGACGCGCGTGCAGCGTCGTGATAACGTACAAAATGCTTTTCAAGCATTGCCAGAACGAGTTTTTGGTAAAAAAATTCTATTGGTGGATGATGTTGCCACGAGCGGCTCAACGCTGAATGCCTGTGCAGATGCATTGTTGCAAGGTGGCGCAAATGCCGTTTATGGCTTAACATTGGCTCGTGCGGTATTGTCGTCGAAGCCATGAAATATTGTTACCACAATACAAAACTATAGAACTGGAGGTATATGATGACACTGGAAGTCAATTTATATGCACGTGACCTGAAAATGACAGATCGCTTGGAAGAGTACGTTGATAAAAAAATCTCAAAGTTAGATCGCTATATTACAAATATCTATGAAGCTCGGGTTGATTTGGCCTATGTCAAATCGGCCAGGGACGCTGGGGATCGCTACGTGGCCCAGATTACCATTCGCGGCAAAGGATTTATTTTACGGGCCGAGGAGCGTGCCGATGATATCGTCACCGCCTTTGATATGGCATTGCCGAAAATCCAGCGCCGTATCAAGCGCTATAAAGGCAAGCACTATCAGCAGCGCACAGAGAGTTTTCCCGTGGTGGATGAGATCCTACTTGGCTCCGATATGGAATTGCATGACGATGAGGCTCTGGGGTTGGAAGGCCCGGAAATCGTGCGCCGTAAACATTTTATGGTTACGCCCATGGATGAGACCGAAGCCGTTGAACAAATGGAACTTCTGGGACACGAAAACTTTTTCATATTTATGAATGCGAATTCAGGGCAAATTAATGTGCTTTATCGTCGCCGTGATGGCAAGTATGGCATCATCGAGCCTGAAATTGCTTGATAAAAAGCCGTATAAATCAAAAGCGGAGAGCCAAGCTCTCCGCTTTTTTGCTAAGACTTTAGGCATGCATTTTGCGCGGCGAAAACCTTGATCAATAAATTTCGATTATGCCTCAATAATTTTGCAGGTGGCATGAAGATAATAAAAATCGTTATTCGCTGGAATCAACTCGAATATTTCACGCACCTCCAAAAGGAGTCCGCCTACGTCAATCGTATCGCCTGCCACTGGCTGATAATTCAAGTTTACAATCCCGCCTGGATGTTCGACATCCTGAATAATATAACTGATCTTATATGTTGCCATCATAATTTTACCGTTTCCCACTAACCAAATTGCGGTGCCGGAGCTTAAATGAAAGGTCAGCGGCTATGTTGCCCATTACCACGTAACCAATATTTTTGTTTTCTTCACAAAGAGCT of Chloroflexota bacterium contains these proteins:
- a CDS encoding type II secretion system F family protein; this encodes MIVLVVVGLREREGREDPLQERLSEFVNRGELASLEEIEMSQSLTDRVFIPMARRFGEVALRFTPQNALDETARKIELAGNPRGLEPTTYWASRFGLAVLITGFLFFIFSIGSIDWTWGRKLLIVGVFTLLGFYVPQLMLNSRINRRQDDVRKALPDALDLLTICVEAGLGFDGAMAKVTEKWENELSLAFSRVLREIQLGKLRREALRDMADRIDISEMTSFVAAIVQSEQLGVSMARVLRIQADQMRIRRRQRAEEKAQQAPIKMLFPMGVLIFPSLLIILLGPAAVQLLTSAMGGMF
- the raiA gene encoding ribosome-associated translation inhibitor RaiA, coding for MMTLEVNLYARDLKMTDRLEEYVDKKISKLDRYITNIYEARVDLAYVKSARDAGDRYVAQITIRGKGFILRAEERADDIVTAFDMALPKIQRRIKRYKGKHYQQRTESFPVVDEILLGSDMELHDDEALGLEGPEIVRRKHFMVTPMDETEAVEQMELLGHENFFIFMNANSGQINVLYRRRDGKYGIIEPEIA
- a CDS encoding ComF family protein — its product is MALADALAHPLSQMVRALAWPIDLIIPVPLSNKRMRERGYNQADLLAKPLAWDLQIDHSSKVLLRDRDTRSQVGLTRVQRRDNVQNAFQALPERVFGKKILLVDDVATSGSTLNACADALLQGGANAVYGLTLARAVLSSKP